The DNA region TTCAAATCTGAAAAATAGATGGCTGACACTAAGAGGTCAACTGGATATGGGAAGATTTGCAAACTCTGAGCTGCAGAAAGACTGGAACGAGCTGGGGGCAGATGCTTTTACCTATGAGGTGATTGAGGAAAAAGAAGTAAAGGAAGATACCGACAAACGGTGGGAACTTAAGCAGATGGAATCGAAATGGCTGGAGAAATT from Alkaliphilus flagellatus includes:
- a CDS encoding GIY-YIG nuclease family protein, which encodes MDKQRRKELLEEYKQIKTYMGVIKIKNTVSGKIFISTCSNLKNRWLTLRGQLDMGRFANSELQKDWNELGADAFTYEVIEEKEVKEDTDKRWELKQMESKWLEKLQPYGDRGYNKP